The following proteins are encoded in a genomic region of Vibrio tasmaniensis:
- a CDS encoding LysE family translocator, producing MDILNFEAFLIAITILTLTPGLDTALVIRNTSRSGLSDGVMTSFGICSGLYVHAFFSAVGISAILAQSAELFQAVKMVGAVYLIWLGLSSLRALMKNDGGLKVGEQAQQAYSAKRSLREGFLSNVLNPKTAVFYLAFLPQFVNPEGSPLLQSMLMASVHFMIAMVWQCGLAGALNSAKNLLKNASFMKWMEGVTGMVLVGLGVKLLMEEPS from the coding sequence ATGGATATTTTGAACTTTGAGGCATTTCTGATTGCCATCACTATTTTAACGCTAACGCCAGGCTTAGATACGGCATTGGTAATTCGCAATACCAGCCGTTCTGGCTTATCTGACGGCGTGATGACCAGCTTTGGTATTTGTAGTGGTTTGTATGTGCACGCTTTTTTCTCAGCTGTGGGTATTTCTGCAATCCTCGCTCAATCCGCTGAACTCTTTCAAGCGGTTAAGATGGTGGGTGCGGTTTACCTCATCTGGCTCGGCTTAAGCAGTTTACGAGCGTTGATGAAAAACGATGGCGGTTTGAAGGTGGGTGAACAAGCTCAGCAAGCATACAGTGCAAAGCGTTCTTTGCGTGAAGGCTTTCTGTCCAACGTTCTTAACCCAAAAACGGCAGTTTTCTATTTGGCCTTTTTACCTCAATTTGTAAACCCTGAAGGTTCGCCTTTATTGCAATCTATGCTGATGGCTTCGGTACACTTTATGATTGCTATGGTGTGGCAATGTGGTTTGGCAGGGGCACTTAACTCGGCTAAAAACTTGCTTAAGAATGCGAGTTTCATGAAGTGGATGGAAGGCGTGACTGGCATGGTGCTGGTGGGGCTGGGTGTGAAGCTTTTAATGGAAGAACCTAGCTAA
- a CDS encoding alanine/glycine:cation symporter family protein has protein sequence MNHLQATLQTINQFVWGPPLLILLVGTGIYFTFRLGLLQFRHLPTALKMVFSKDKSGTGDVSSFAALCTALSATIGTGNIVGVATAIKIGGPGALFWMWLAAVFGMATKYAECLLAVKYRRTDSNGEMVGGPMYYLQYGVGSRILAVMFAVFALGVACFGIGTFPQVNAILDATEISFGASREMSAVVLTILVAVVTLGGIQSIAKVAGKVVPTMAIMYIVACLSVLVSNADQLLNAITLVVTSAFTNTAATGGFFGASIMLAIQSGIARGVFSNESGLGSAPMAAAAAKTDSCVKQGLVSMTGTFFDTIIICTMTGLALILTGAWQTDLSGAAMTTHAFAVGLNADTLGPMLVSVGLIFFAFTTILGWNYYGERCVVFLLGTKAVLPYKIIFIALVASGAFLKLDMIWIMADIVNGLMAIPNLIGLILLRHVVIEETKLFFKPLTSSKDCEAVKA, from the coding sequence ATGAACCACCTACAAGCTACACTACAAACCATCAACCAATTCGTTTGGGGACCACCACTGCTTATTCTGCTAGTGGGTACAGGTATCTATTTTACTTTTCGCTTAGGTTTACTCCAGTTTAGACACCTTCCAACTGCGCTAAAAATGGTGTTCAGCAAAGACAAATCAGGTACGGGTGACGTATCAAGCTTCGCCGCTTTGTGTACAGCGCTTTCTGCCACTATTGGTACAGGTAACATCGTTGGTGTAGCGACCGCAATCAAGATTGGTGGCCCTGGTGCCCTATTCTGGATGTGGCTTGCCGCTGTATTTGGTATGGCGACCAAATACGCAGAATGTCTACTTGCCGTTAAATACCGCAGAACCGATAGCAATGGAGAAATGGTTGGCGGCCCAATGTACTACCTGCAATACGGTGTCGGATCACGAATCTTAGCGGTAATGTTCGCTGTCTTCGCACTCGGTGTTGCTTGCTTCGGTATTGGTACCTTCCCACAAGTTAACGCTATCTTAGACGCGACTGAAATTTCATTTGGTGCTTCTCGTGAAATGTCTGCTGTCGTTCTTACGATATTGGTGGCAGTTGTCACCCTTGGTGGCATTCAATCTATCGCTAAAGTGGCAGGAAAAGTCGTTCCTACCATGGCAATCATGTATATCGTCGCGTGTTTAAGCGTGCTGGTTTCCAATGCAGACCAACTACTGAATGCCATTACCCTTGTTGTGACTTCTGCGTTTACCAACACAGCCGCAACCGGTGGTTTCTTTGGCGCGAGCATCATGCTTGCTATCCAATCAGGCATCGCTCGTGGCGTGTTCTCGAACGAATCAGGCCTAGGTAGCGCACCAATGGCAGCCGCTGCGGCTAAAACAGACTCATGTGTGAAACAAGGGCTTGTCTCTATGACAGGTACCTTCTTCGATACCATCATCATCTGTACGATGACAGGTCTGGCGCTTATCTTAACGGGCGCTTGGCAGACTGACCTTTCTGGCGCTGCAATGACCACTCATGCATTCGCTGTAGGTTTGAATGCTGACACCCTTGGCCCTATGTTGGTTTCTGTTGGCTTAATCTTCTTTGCGTTTACAACAATTTTAGGTTGGAACTACTACGGTGAGCGCTGTGTAGTGTTCTTACTGGGTACCAAAGCAGTATTGCCTTACAAGATCATCTTCATCGCCTTGGTTGCCTCTGGTGCATTCTTAAAGCTAGACATGATCTGGATAATGGCGGATATCGTGAACGGCCTAATGGCAATTCCGAATCTAATCGGACTGATTTTGTTACGTCACGTTGTTATCGAAGAAACAAAGCTATTCTTCAAACCGTTAACTTCCTCAAAGGATTGCGAAGCAGTTAAAGCATAA
- a CDS encoding chromosome partitioning protein ParA — MNQQSGQSEQDEVVVIEERDKRSQLYIGIAAVIGLALGGLIGSTVTASKWESTYQVLETRYQELRDSKTQLVTSVEEKVAKVDTEIDAKVEAALVKQEEAHQKELQDLAKQSAVLEKANYSLEQQINEQKQALEQTQQNNQKLSRQADMQSTLFERSRELFRKELQISQELEKLEKERDDIEQKLGSLKQACDVFLDGTSWDAKSDACEKQDNANSRLSDIRQMIEVHTMDIKQIKTLTEEMGL, encoded by the coding sequence GTGAACCAGCAATCTGGACAAAGCGAACAAGATGAAGTGGTTGTTATTGAAGAACGTGATAAACGTAGTCAGCTCTATATCGGCATTGCTGCGGTTATCGGTTTGGCGTTAGGCGGTTTAATCGGTTCTACAGTTACGGCTTCGAAGTGGGAATCCACTTATCAGGTACTAGAAACTCGTTATCAAGAACTGCGTGATAGCAAAACGCAGTTGGTGACATCAGTTGAAGAGAAAGTGGCAAAAGTTGATACCGAAATCGATGCGAAAGTAGAAGCTGCTCTAGTGAAACAGGAAGAAGCGCATCAAAAAGAGCTCCAAGATTTAGCGAAACAATCTGCAGTTTTGGAGAAGGCGAATTACTCGCTAGAACAGCAGATAAACGAACAGAAGCAAGCGTTAGAGCAAACTCAACAAAACAATCAAAAGTTGAGCCGTCAAGCTGATATGCAGTCGACTTTGTTTGAACGTTCGCGTGAGCTATTCCGCAAAGAATTACAGATATCTCAAGAGCTTGAAAAACTCGAGAAAGAAAGAGATGACATCGAACAGAAACTGGGTTCTTTGAAACAAGCATGTGATGTTTTCTTAGACGGCACGTCATGGGATGCGAAATCTGACGCTTGTGAGAAGCAGGATAACGCTAACTCGCGCTTGAGTGACATCAGACAAATGATTGAAGTTCACACCATGGATATCAAGCAGATCAAAACTCTCACTGAAGAGATGGGTCTATAA
- a CDS encoding alanine/glycine:cation symporter family protein yields the protein MKNIRELFFGFILLFSSSAFAEEGSFSQGISNLSKSVDGFFNDYTGWFVGLIFKSVPLGEANFPIIVGWLLLAAIIFTVYFGFVQFKRVGMAIDIIKGKYTDPNSKEDGEVSHFQALTTALSGTVGLGNIAGVGAALAIGGPGATFWMILCGLLGMASKFCECTLGVKYRTILPSGVVSGGPMYYLSQGLGERGLGGLGKVLAIGFALMCILGALGGGNMFQANQAHAMLTYAFDVPSEYGVITGLVLATLVFSVIVGGMPSIASVTEKVVPWMAALYIGMALIVIGSNLDQVGPAFSAIFTGAFTGEGVVGGFIGALIQGLKRATFSNEAGVGSAAIAHSAVKTKEPITEGLVSLLEPFVDTVIICTMTALVITIAGLNTGPFDGSGLTGVTLTAASFTETAEVFKYTLALAVIMFAFSTMISWSYYGLKAWTYLFGEGKTTELIFKVMFCVFVVIGATIQFGAVIDFSDAAIFAMSIFNILGLYFLMPVVKKELQSFVARVKSGEIKTYEK from the coding sequence ATGAAAAACATACGTGAATTATTTTTTGGGTTTATATTATTGTTTAGTTCCAGTGCATTTGCAGAAGAAGGATCATTTAGCCAAGGTATCAGTAACTTAAGTAAAAGTGTTGATGGTTTTTTCAATGACTACACAGGGTGGTTCGTTGGATTAATATTTAAAAGTGTTCCGCTTGGTGAAGCAAACTTCCCAATCATTGTTGGTTGGCTCTTGCTCGCTGCAATTATCTTCACTGTTTATTTTGGCTTTGTTCAATTTAAACGTGTTGGTATGGCGATAGACATTATCAAAGGTAAGTATACCGACCCTAACTCTAAAGAAGACGGCGAAGTTTCTCACTTTCAAGCGTTAACAACAGCGCTTTCAGGAACTGTCGGACTGGGTAATATTGCAGGTGTAGGTGCTGCACTCGCGATTGGTGGCCCTGGCGCGACATTCTGGATGATCTTGTGTGGCCTTCTGGGTATGGCCTCTAAGTTCTGTGAGTGTACTTTAGGTGTGAAATATCGAACCATCCTACCTTCAGGTGTTGTTTCGGGTGGTCCAATGTACTACCTAAGCCAAGGTCTTGGTGAACGAGGTTTAGGCGGACTAGGTAAAGTCCTTGCTATTGGTTTTGCATTAATGTGTATTTTAGGTGCATTGGGCGGCGGTAACATGTTCCAAGCGAACCAAGCACATGCCATGCTCACTTACGCATTTGATGTACCTAGTGAATACGGTGTTATCACAGGGCTTGTACTTGCTACCCTAGTGTTTTCCGTTATTGTTGGCGGTATGCCTTCTATTGCTTCGGTAACAGAAAAAGTTGTTCCTTGGATGGCTGCTCTGTATATCGGTATGGCTCTGATTGTTATCGGTTCTAACCTTGATCAAGTGGGTCCTGCGTTCAGTGCCATCTTTACAGGTGCATTTACTGGTGAAGGTGTGGTTGGCGGATTTATTGGTGCTTTAATCCAAGGTCTAAAACGTGCGACGTTCTCAAACGAAGCAGGTGTAGGTTCAGCAGCTATCGCTCACTCAGCAGTTAAAACAAAAGAGCCAATCACTGAAGGTCTAGTATCACTATTAGAACCGTTCGTTGATACTGTCATCATTTGTACAATGACAGCCTTGGTTATCACTATCGCTGGTCTAAATACAGGTCCATTCGATGGTTCTGGCTTAACGGGTGTAACGCTTACTGCTGCATCGTTTACTGAAACGGCAGAAGTGTTCAAATACACACTCGCTCTAGCGGTAATCATGTTCGCGTTTTCTACTATGATCTCTTGGTCGTACTACGGTCTTAAAGCTTGGACTTACCTATTTGGTGAAGGAAAAACGACTGAACTGATTTTTAAAGTGATGTTTTGTGTGTTTGTTGTGATTGGTGCCACAATTCAATTCGGCGCGGTAATCGACTTCTCTGATGCGGCTATTTTTGCAATGTCTATCTTCAACATTCTTGGTCTGTACTTCTTGATGCCTGTTGTGAAGAAAGAACTGCAATCGTTCGTTGCTCGTGTTAAATCAGGCGAAATCAAAACTTACGAGAAGTAG
- a CDS encoding HU family DNA-binding protein, which produces MNKSQLVEHIATSADISKEQAGTALNALVEGISTTLANGDDVSILGFGSFKVNSRAARTGRNPRTGEEIQISASKTPAFKAGKALKETCNL; this is translated from the coding sequence ATGAACAAATCTCAATTAGTTGAACACATCGCAACTTCTGCTGACATATCAAAAGAGCAAGCAGGCACAGCACTCAATGCGCTCGTTGAAGGTATCTCGACTACGCTTGCAAATGGCGATGATGTATCGATCCTTGGATTTGGTAGCTTCAAAGTAAATAGTCGTGCTGCTCGCACTGGTCGCAATCCAAGAACTGGAGAAGAGATTCAAATCTCAGCGTCAAAAACACCAGCATTTAAAGCAGGTAAAGCTCTAAAAGAGACATGCAACCTGTAA